In Elephas maximus indicus isolate mEleMax1 chromosome 4, mEleMax1 primary haplotype, whole genome shotgun sequence, a genomic segment contains:
- the LOC126075572 gene encoding olfactory receptor 6C74-like, giving the protein MKNLTMVTTFILMGLTDDPNWQIVIFLFLFLTYLLSITGNLTIILLTLLDCHLKTPMYFFLRNFSFLEISLTTVCIPRCLFSITTMDKTISYNACVTQLFFAIFLGASEFFLLAAMSYDRYVAICKPLHYATIMSNRVCTQLVVTSWSTGLLAISPGLIMGLGLEFCDANIIDHFFCDYSPLLKLSCTDTRVIELLSFILAIATLLITLALVILSYTYIMRTTLKIPSAQQRKKAFSTCSSHMIVVSLFYGSCIFTYIKPSAEERVAFNKGVAILTISIVPVLNPFIYTLRNKQVKQALKDIIKKLILIALR; this is encoded by the coding sequence ATGAAAAACCTTACAATGGTGACAACATTTATTCTTATGGGACTAACAGATGACCCAAACTGGCaaattgtaattttcctttttctgtttctaaCATATTTACTGAGTATCACTGGAAATCTGACCATTATCCTGCTCACTCTTCTGGACTGCCACCTCAAAAcgcccatgtatttcttccttcgGAATTTTTCATTCTTAGAAATCTCATTGACGACTGTCTGTATCCCTAGATGCTTATTCAGCATAACGACTATGGATAAAACGATTTCCTATAATGCATGTGTGACACAATTATTTTTTGCCATCTTCTTGGGTGCATCAGAATTTTTCCTGTTGGCtgccatgtcctatgaccgctatgtggccatctgcaaacccCTTCACTATGCAACAATCATGAGCAACAGAGTCTGCACCCAGCTGGTTGTTACCTCCTGGTCAACTGGGTTGTTAGCAATCTCTCCCGGGCTTATCATGGGTCTGGGGTTGGAGTTCTGTGATGCCAACATTATTGACCACTTTTTCTGTGACTATTCTCCTCTCCTGAAACTCTCCTGCACAGACACACGGGTCATAGAAttgttaagttttattttagccattgcCACACTCCTGATAACTTTGGCTCTGGTGATACTCTCCTATACATATATCATGAGAACGACTCTGAAGATCCCGTCTGCCCAGCAGAGGAAGAAAGCTTTTTCCACCTGTTCCTCCCACATGATTGTTGTCTCTCTCTTTTATGGCAGCTGCATCTTTACGTATATTAAGCCTTCTGCAGAGGAAAGGGTAGCTTTCAACAAGGGGGTAGCAATACTCACCATTTCAATTGTACCTGTCTTAAATCCTTTTATATATACCCTAAGAAACAAACAGGTGAAACAAGCCCTGAAAGATATAATTAAAAAACTTATCCTTATTGCCTTAAGATAA
- the LOC126075570 gene encoding olfactory receptor 6C2 — protein MRNHTAITTFILLGLTDDPQMKALLFTFLFFTYILSVTGNLTIITLTLVDSHLKTPMYFFLRNFSFLEVSFTTVCIPRFLYSISTGDNTVTYNACASQIFFVFLFGATEFFLLAAMSYDRYVAICKPLHYMTIMSNKVCVLLVLCCWVAGLMIILPPLSLGLQLEFCDSSAIDHFSCDAGPLLKISCSDTWLLEQLIILVAVFALIITLVCVFLSYTYIIKTILRFPSVQQRKKAFSTCSSHMIVVSITYGSCIFIYIKPSAKEEVAINKGVSVLTTSVAPLLNPFIYTLRNKQVKLAFNDSVKKIAFLSKK, from the coding sequence ATGAGAAATCACACAGCTATAACAACTTTCATCCTGCTGGGACTGACAGATGACCCACAAATGAAAGCTCTGCTTTTTACCTTTCTATTTTTCACCTACATATTGAGTGTTACAGGGAACCTGACTATTATTACCCTCACATTGGTGGACTCCCACCTTAAAACTcctatgtacttttttctcagaaaTTTCTCCTTCTTAGAAGTCTCATTCACCACTGTCTGTATTCCTAGATTCTTGTACAGCATATCAACTGGGGACAATACTGTTACATACAATGCTTGTGCAagtcaaatattttttgtttttctttttggagcaaCAGAATTTTTTCTCCTGGCAgccatgtcctatgaccgctatgtggccatctgtaaaccCCTTCATTACATGACCATCATGAGCAACAAGGTCTGTGTCTTATTAGTTCTCTGCTGTTGGGTAGCTGGCTTGATGATCATTCTCCCTCCCCTAAGCCTGGGTCTCCAGCTGGAATTCTGTGATTCCAGTGCTATTGATCATTTTAGTTGTGATGCAGGTCCCCTCCTAAAGATCTCATGCTCAGACACATGGTTGTTAGAGCAGCTGATTATACTTGTGGCTGTATTTGCACTTATTATCACCctagtgtgtgtgtttctgtcctACACATACATCATCAAGACAATTCTAAGATTTCCTTCCGTCCAGCAAAGAAAAAAGGCCTTTTCTACCTGCTCATCCCACATGATTGTGGTTTCCATCACTTATGGAAGCTGCATCTTCATCTACATCAAGCCTTCAGCGAAGGAAGAAGTGGCCATCAATAAAGGAGTTTCAGTGCTCACGACTTCTGTTGCTCCCTTgttgaaccccttcatctacacCCTGAGGAACAAGCAAGTGAAACTAGCTTTCAATGACTCTGTAAAGAAGATTGCATTTCTGTCAAAGAAGTAA